In the genome of Mesosutterella faecium, the window TGTTCCTCGCGAGCACCCTGGGCTGCGGCTTCATTTCGAAGCTGGGCGACATGCCCGCCCGGGTGAAGGCCGGCAAGGCGTTTCTGCGGGTTGACGACGGCCGGGCGCTCGAGCCGAAGCTCATCGGCGCGGACCAGACGCTCATCGCGGTGCTTTCGGAGCGCGGCAGGCTGCTTGTCTTCCCGATCGGGGAAGTCCGCTCGCTGCCCTCCGGCGGGCTCGGGGTGCAGCTGATGGGGCTCGAAAAGGGCGAGCGGATTGTCGCCGCCCTGCCGATTTCGCCCTCCGGGGTCGTCGTGGAGGGAGAAGGACGGGCCAAAAAGCCGCGCGAGGAGCCTCTGAGCGGGCAGCGTCTCGCCGAGTACACGCTGCACCGCACAAGGAAGGGCCGCGGGGTCTCGCCCCGCCTGATCCGCGTGACGGGTCTTCGGGAGCTTCCCGCCAAAGGATCCCCGCAGCCTGAGGCCGCGGCGCAGCCTTCCGAGGATGAAGACGGCAACATGACCCTGCTTTAAGCAGAGGGGTCCGGGCGGCGGGCCGCCCCGCACCGCCCGGCAAGGTGAATTGGACAGATGAAAAACGGCCAGATCAAATTTCGCAGCCTCTCGATGAGGCTGCTCGCGCTCACGGCTCTGTGGGTGTCCTTTGTGGTGGGGGTGGTGGGCTATACGATGCTGCTCAGCTGGAACTCGGAGTCTTCGGCGGCGGCTGTGAACCAGATCTATGAAATCAAGCTGAGTTTCCACAAGGCAGGGGTCTTCGCCAACCCCGGCTATTCGCCCGAGATGCTCAACGAGGAGATCAGCCATACGGAGAAGCTGCTCGACGGCCTGAGCGAGGAGAACTTCTGGAAGCCCTTCAAGCTGCCCAACACGCCGCAGGTGAAGGAGGGAATCGACCGCGTGCGCCTCATCTGGCTCAATGAGGTGAAGACGCGGCTGGTCAACAAGCAGCGCACGGGCCTGGTTTTCAACTCCTCCGCCTTCCACGAGTACATCGGCGCGCTCGATTACCTGAAGAACATCATCGAAAGCTACCGGCAGAGCTACATCGAGCAGATGCGCTACCTGCAGGTGCTCATCATGCTGCTGGCGATCGGCAGCCTCTTTGTCATCCTCTACCTGCTTAACGTCTGGGTGATCCGCCCGGTGCAGGCGCTGGGCAAGGTGATAGGCCAGGTGACGGCCGGAGACCTGTCGGCGCGCGTGCACATCGGCCGCAGCGACGAATTCGGGCAGATCGGCGAGGGCTTCAACCGGATGACCGCGAGGCTCGAGGACCTGTACAACAACCTCGAAGAGAAGGTGGCCGAAAAGACCGCCTCGGTGCAGGAAAAGAACACGAATCTTGCCCAGCTCTACGAGATGACCACCTTCCTGAGCCAGTCCAACGGGATTGAGGACATGGCCGAAGGGTTCCTCGAGCGCATCCGCAGCTACACCAAGGCCGACGCCTGCGCCGTCCGGCTCTTCGACAGCGCGAGCGACAGGCTGCCGTTCGCCGCCTCGATCGGGCTCTCCGGCCAGTACCTCGACGTCGCCACCCGGGAACCCAACGAAAACAATCCGGTGCGCGAGGCCTTCTCCAAGCCTCTGCCCACGCGCTTCGAGCTTTCCTCCATCAGCACCGACGGGGCGAGGCTGCTCATGAGCGAGGGTTTTGCCTGCGCCTATATCTTCCACCTGAGAAACGGGCAGAACAACCTCGGCATCTTTGAGCTCGAGTTCAAGGATGACCGTGACATTCCTTCGCCCGCCTTCCGTCAGCTCGAATCCTTCGGCACGCATCTGGGAATCGCGGTCGAAAACTACCGGCTCAACGAGCGCGAGCGCCAGTTCGCCGTGGTCCAGGAGCGCACATTCATGGCCCAGGGGCTGCACGATTCGATCGCGCAGACGCTCTCCTTCCTCAACATGCAGGTGCAGCTGCTCGAGTCGTCGCTCGCGAGCAACGACCGTCCGATGGTGGCCGAGTGCGTGAAGCAGATCAAGGCCGGCGTTCAGGAGAGCTACGAGAATGTGCGTGAGCTGCTGCTCAACTTCCGGGAAAAGATCCACAAGGAGGACTTCAAGACCGCGCTGCTCACGGTGACCCGGCGCTTCGAGGCGCAGTCCGGCGTCGAGGCCCGCGTCGTGATCAACGGCAGCGGCCCGCACCTCACGGAAAAGCAGAAGCTGCAGATCACCTTCATCGTTCAGGAGGCGCTGTCCAACGTGCGCAAGCATGCGAAGGCGAAGCATGCGGAGGTGAGGGTGGAGAACCACGAGGATTTCACCGCCTCAGTGACCGACGACGGGGTCGGCATCGACCGCAGGCTGGCCGAGGCGCGGCGCGCGAGGCACGTGGGCCTGTCGATCATGGAGGAGCGGGCGAAGAAGATCGGGGCGAAGCTCACGATCGAGTCCGAGCCCGGGCGCGGCACCTGCGTGAAGGTCTTTCTGCCCGCCGCGGCGCGGGCAGCGGCTTCTTAAAAAAAGCGGAGGCCGCAGGCCGGGGGCTCTGTCCTTCAGCCGCCCCAGCGGCCGGCCCAGATCGGGATGGCCGCCCTGAGGAAGGCCTGGGGCGAGCCGGCTCCGATTCTCGGAAAGTCCAGCCCCGCCCAGGCCCGCTCGAGGCAGCCCATGGTGTCGTCCTCGGGCAGGGGCGCGGCCCCCGCCTGCTTCGAGAGCTTTTCCCCCCTTTCGTTCAGGACAAGCGGAAGGTGCAGGTAACGCGGCTGCGGCAGCCCGAGCGCCCTCTGCAGCGCGATCTGGCGTGGCGTGTTGTCGAGCAGATCCTCGCCCCGCACGATATCGGTGACGCCCTGGAAGCCGTCGTCCACCACCACTGCGAGCTGGTAGGCGGGCAGGCCGTCCGCGCGGCGGATGATGAAGTCTCCCAGCTCGCTTTCCAGCCTCTGGACAAA includes:
- a CDS encoding ATP-binding protein, producing MKNGQIKFRSLSMRLLALTALWVSFVVGVVGYTMLLSWNSESSAAAVNQIYEIKLSFHKAGVFANPGYSPEMLNEEISHTEKLLDGLSEENFWKPFKLPNTPQVKEGIDRVRLIWLNEVKTRLVNKQRTGLVFNSSAFHEYIGALDYLKNIIESYRQSYIEQMRYLQVLIMLLAIGSLFVILYLLNVWVIRPVQALGKVIGQVTAGDLSARVHIGRSDEFGQIGEGFNRMTARLEDLYNNLEEKVAEKTASVQEKNTNLAQLYEMTTFLSQSNGIEDMAEGFLERIRSYTKADACAVRLFDSASDRLPFAASIGLSGQYLDVATREPNENNPVREAFSKPLPTRFELSSISTDGARLLMSEGFACAYIFHLRNGQNNLGIFELEFKDDRDIPSPAFRQLESFGTHLGIAVENYRLNERERQFAVVQERTFMAQGLHDSIAQTLSFLNMQVQLLESSLASNDRPMVAECVKQIKAGVQESYENVRELLLNFREKIHKEDFKTALLTVTRRFEAQSGVEARVVINGSGPHLTEKQKLQITFIVQEALSNVRKHAKAKHAEVRVENHEDFTASVTDDGVGIDRRLAEARRARHVGLSIMEERAKKIGAKLTIESEPGRGTCVKVFLPAAARAAAS